A region of Sparus aurata chromosome 8, fSpaAur1.1, whole genome shotgun sequence DNA encodes the following proteins:
- the alpk3a gene encoding alpha-protein kinase 3 isoform X2 yields the protein MTSRRTMTRTYSGNGRTSSFNEEDGSSSNGRPESRNTYLSNVRPENRSTLCSVMAQLTEDIQPSFETTVKSKAVSENCNVKFSCVVSGYPAPELKWYKDDMEMDRYCGLPKYEIRRNGKIHTLHIYNCTLDDAAIYQASASNSKGIVSCSGVLEVGTMNEYKIHQRFFAKLKQKAEKKKSEMEAHTKKDDKENIQKEKRQSSPERPPRKRHIPQPEELSKVKEPEAVEQLGAAAEPNGVSAEVKETVPVTPKDSDLAAKKKLKITNGVDAGVNSGGTSSSNGRSHMMGNGGENCYDGGIGLAQFLAETLQAQTAEEKQNSPRGEKPKETDIPVASASKEKEREKERMRKESEDHEKAREEECEREKRREEELTTDRERESERPVAMSYTVPSTKHGSEVKQHSKAHKDHDHHNIQASISSMLHSVKDFLFGKGKKDSHDYGENKEREFDHLPSQPEMPPSFQLQPEHNQVCKPLAEEVVPMETDEPKQPSETVNIEQQWDLKEYKTAERGEESKGQSVKEAEDGVEAMEVPVGPGVASPGEEMSLSGLQVLTKAESQTVSVVTKVPVHQQVPDCLVVMPQSIHPAAANESSPKEDISVLPQTQTPPEEESSPTATLASLEESWTPPHGVISGSDIHNPGETPTDTLREEEKSGDKIGKDVQPEEAEEGLSFKKLSEEEKAEVKSNKEPHSGINRSEIAELTTSSLEERIELCESKTPDQVLLPLSTVAAYSVESDHVKEEAEHTSLIQEMNIGFPPTAAPESLEEGDLKIQRECASSVLEGSAEGQNISTIQSPNSGFRGSEEKSELKEVLISALENDLDVSSCKKTQEPAILEGESSETRHERLPFEVETEKDPMKVEKLDESKSLSVTQNKKGNDNVLKKHSNVAKPDSGERPQDWPSENIPQIQISTTEDSPDTKPAVADVNPNIQVVIPKIEIMDPELKECTLPLTILSQNKQKSEADVMPKHDATRVSSVTTQDQGKADSHSLLPTQKGMPDDYIKPNAPDVNPNEHFVIPQIAIMEPELKECTLPLTILSQNKQKSEADVMPKHDATRVSSVTTQDQGKADSHSLLPTQKGMPDDYIKPNAPDVNPNEHFVIPQIAIMEPELKECTLPLTILSQNKQKTEADVIPKHDATHVSAVINQDQNKADSQSVLLTQKGMPNDYIKPNAPDVYPNGNFVIPKIEIMEPELKECTLPLTIVPKHDTTHVSVAKIQDQSMADSSSLFPTQKGMQNDYNLSSTGKVKEIVQLNDKTETFERDQARMKSSEQLPQMDFASIPLISVSCTDDKEDGGYVNSHVSDTPQPFETSAVPSFVVPPISVTCHESDSALRQSTQSESETETSAATRRGTKQDVENSMTIKPEKTLSRKQNQEEISEKIIKENTSSMLFEDLAPQVGENGPSFSKTIEDNIVPEILKTKPPKEPKIENSVSVEDPQKNRSSVERLCSKPPAHPSLSPASLRKFMSRSSPDSDTVGDRQSDKVDDDLSGGSTPTSSLSCESSPRLKRRDSLSLIRSATPEELASGARRKIFIPKPKEDVEGGVVGALDTQGKKESPYMSPSQARRATLLQAPTGQNTPPMERRSPLLSRRKVTLEVPKVVAETPTEEPVSTKREEKPAEKKLDPLKAPQVIRKIRGEPFPDASGHLKLWCQFFNVLSDSTIKWFRDEEEILEVKRSGGDESQVALAIVLASSKDCGVYGCSISNEYGTDTTDFLLSEDILSEILLRDDLEVGEEIEMTPLLFNRGLADSGNWGDKYFGRIMTEAANIGEGCAHKTCRVKVIYGLDPIFESGSSCVIKIQNPIPYGTKLESNLAERNIEITKQECKVQNMIREYCKIFAAEARIIENFGCSLEVIPQYLMYRPANSVPYATVEAELKGAFLSYCMMDAKGKLITRTTSEVEQKCSTFQHWIHQWTHGNLLVTRLDGIETKITNVKVVTKSKGYQGLTEYGSPEVFEQFLTHHQCNYYCGLLCLRSLKTMDSLQPTKTKGSRSPLLNRKLGSNSPQLQRKGQSPQMIRKANSSPKVPRKVQETEDNKSGAKPMPAETVDVLEMR from the exons aATGGAGGCGCACACCAAGAAGGACgataaagaaaacattcagaaagAGAAACGGCAGAGTAGCCCTGAACGTCCACCAAGAAAGCGACACATCCCCCAACCAGAGGAGCTGTCAAAGGTCAAGGAGCCTGAGGCTGTGGAGCAACttggagctgctgcagaaccGAATGGAGTTAGCGCCGAAGTCAAGGAAACTGTCCCTGTGACACCCAAAGACAGTGACCTTGCTGCCAAAAAGAAACTAAAGATCACAAATGGTGTAGACGCTGGAGTTAACAGCGGCGGTACAAGCAGTAGCAATGGCAGAAGCCATATGATGGGGAATGGAGGTGAGAACTGTTATGATGGAGGAATTGGTTTAGCACAATTTCTGGCAGAGACCCTCCAGGCCCAGACtgctgaagaaaaacagaactcACCTCGAGGGGAGAAACCTAAAGAAACTGATATACCTGTCGCAAGTGCCagtaaagagaaagagagagagaaagagaggatgcGAAAAGAGAGTGAAGACCACGAAAAAGCACGAGAGgaagagtgtgagagagagaaaaggagagaagaagaactgACCACAGAtagggagagagaaagtgagaggccAGTGGCGATGTCATACACGGTGCCATCCACAAAACATGGCTCAGAGGTCAAACAACACAGCAAGGCTCATAAGGATCATGACCACCACAACATCCAGGCATCCATCTCCTCTATGCTCCACTCAGTCAAGGACTTCCTCTTCGGTAAGGGTAAGAAGGACTCTCATGATTACGGTGAGAACAAGGAGAGAGAGTTTGACCACTTGCCTTCTCAACCAGAAATGCCACCCTCCTTTCAGCTCCAACCAGAGCATAATCAAGTGTGCAAGCCCCTTGCAGAGGAGGTTGTGCCTATGGAAACAGATGAACCAAAGCAACCTTCAGAAACTGTGAATATAGAACAACAGTGGGACCTAAAAGAATATAAGACAgctgagaggggagaggagtCCAAAGGCCAGAGTGTCAAGGAGGCTGAGGATGGTGTAGAGGCCATGGAGGTGCCTGTTGGGCCAGGGGTCGCAAGTCCAGGTGAAGAAATGTCATTGTCTGGGCTTCAAGTTCTCACTAAG GCTGAATCTCAAACAGTCTCTGTTGTCACCAAGGTTCCTGTTCACCAGCAAGTGCCCGACTGCCTGGTAGTTATGCCACAATCTATTCACCCGGCTGCAGCAAATGAGTCTTCTCCTAAGGAAGATATATCTGTCTTGCCACAAACCCAAACCCCTCCTGAAGAGGAGTCCTCCCCCACAGCCACCCTCGCTAGTTTGGAAGAAAGCTGGACTCCCCCCCACGGTGTTATCTCAGGGTCAGACATTCACAACCCTGGAGAAACACCCACTGACACTttgagagaagaggaaaagagcGGTGATAAGATTGGCAAAGATGTccaaccagaggaagcagaggagggcctttcttttaaaaagttaaGCGAGGAAGAGAAAGCTGAAGTGAAATCAAACAAAGAGCCACACTCAGGTATAAACAGATCTGAGATTGCAGAATTAACGACATCTTCACTGGAAGAGAGAATAGAGCTGTGCGAATCAAAAACGCCGGATCAGGTGCTTTTACCCCTGTCTACCGTGGCTGCGTACAGTGTAGAGAGTGATCATGTAAAAGAAGAAGCTGAACATACTTCTCTGATTCAGGAAATGAATATAGGATTTCCGCCCACTGCCGCCCCGGAGAGTTTAGAGGAGGGTGACCTAAAAATACAGCGAGAATGTGCCTCTTCAGTACTGGAGGGAAGTGCAGAGGGCCAAAACATCAGTACAATACAGAGTCCTAACTCAGGTTTTAGAGGCAGTGAAGAGAAAAGTGAATTGAAAGAGGTATTGATTTCTGCTTTAGAAAACGATTTAGATGTTAGTTcatgcaagaaaacacaagagccGGCAATTTTAGAAGGTGAGAGCAGTGAAACAAGGCATGAGAGACTACCATTTGAAGTGGAGACAGAAAAGGATCCAATGAAAGTGGAGAAGCTTGATGAATCGAAGAGCCTTTCAGtaacacaaaacaagaaaggcaatgacaatgttttaaagaaacacagTAATGTTGCAAAGCCAGACAGCGGTGAGCGACCACAGGATTGGCCTTCAGAGAATATTCCACAAATCCAAATATCTACTACTGAAGACAGCCCAGATACTAAACCAGCTGTGGCAGATGTAAACCCAAATATACAAGTTGTAATCCCAAAAATTGAAATAATGGACCCTGAGCTCAAAGAATGTACTCTACCTCTCACTATTTTGTCACAAAACAAGCAGAAATCAGAGGCTGACGTTATGCCAAAACATGATGCAACTCGAGTGTCATCGGTAACAACTCAAGACCAGGGCAAGGCTGATTCTCATAGTTTGTTGCCCACACAGAAAGGTATGCCAGACGATTATATCAAACCAAATGCACCGGATGTAAATCCCAATGAACATTTTGTAATCCCACAAATTGCAATCATGGAGCCTGAGCTCAAAGAATGTACTCTACCTCTCACTATTTTGTCACAAAACAAGCAGAAATCAGAGGCTGACGTTATGCCAAAACATGATGCAACTCGAGTGTCATCGGTAACAACTCAAGACCAGGGCAAGGCTGATTCTCATAGTTTGTTGCCCACACAGAAAGGTATGCCAGACGATTATATCAAACCAAATGCACCGGATGTAAATCCCAATGAACATTTTGTAATCCCACAAATTGCAATCATGGAGCCTGAGCTCAAAGAATGTACTCTGCCGCTCACTATTttgtcacaaaacaaacaaaagacagaggCTGACGTTATACCAAAACATGATGCAACTCATGTGTCAGCAGTAATAAATCAAGACCAGAACAAAGCTGATTCTCAAAGTGTGTTGCTCACACAGAAAGGTATGCCGAATGATTATATCAAGCCAAATGCACCGGATGTGTACCCCAATGGAAATTTTGTAATCCCAAAAATTGAAATCATGGAGCCTGAGCTCAAAGAGTGCACTCTGCCACTGACTATTGTGCCAAAACATGATACAACTCATGTGTCTGTGGCAAAGATCCAAGACCAGAGCATGGCTGATTCTTCAAGTTTGTTCCCCACACAGAAAGGTATGCAGAATGATTATAACCTGTCATCCACAGGGAAAGTAAAGGAAATTGTGCAATTAAATGACaagacagaaacatttgagCGAGATCAGGCTCGCATGAAAAGCAGTGAACAGCTCCCTCAGATGGACTTTGCATCAATTCCTCTTATAAGTGTTTCATGTACTGATGACAAGGAGGATGGTGGTTATGTAAACAGCCATGTTTCAGATACCCCACAGCCTTTTGAAACATCAGCAGTGCCTTCGTTTGTGGTCCCACCGATCTCTGTCACTTGTCATGAAAGTGATTCTGCCCTCAGACAGTCCACTCAAAGTGAGTCAGAAACTGAAACTTCTGCTGCCACGCGAAGAGGAACAAAGCAGGATGTTGAAAATAGTATGACCATCAAGCCTGAAAAAACTCTAAGCAGAAAACAGAACCAAGAAGAAATTTCAGAAAAGATTATAAAAGAGAACACTTCCTCCATGCTATTTGAAGATTTAGCACCACAGGTTGGTGAGAATGGGCCATCATTCAGTAAAACAATAGAAGATAACATTGTCCCTGAAATCCTGAAGACAAAACCCCCCAAAGAGCCCAAGATAGAGAATTCTGTGTCTGTTGAGGACCctcaaaaaaacagatcatCCGTTGAGAGACTCTGCTCTAAACCTCCGGCACATCCATCACTGAGTCCGGCCAGTCTCCGCAAGTTCATGTCCAGATCTTCCCCAGACTCAGACACTGTGGGTGACCGTCAGAGTGATAAGGTGGATGATGATCTGAGTGGAGGTTCAACACCAACATCATCCCTCTCCTGTGAAAGCAGTCCCCGGCTGAAACGCAGAGACAGTCTGTCACTCATACGCTCTGCCACGCCTGAGGAGTTGGCCTCTGGAGCCCGACGCAAAATCTTCATCCCAAAACCTAAAGAAGATGTTGAGGGAGGAGTGGTTGGTGCACTTGATACTCAAGGCAAGAAAGAGAGCCCCTACATGTCACCCAGCCAGGCTCGCAGAGCCACATTACTACAAGCTCCCACAGGGCAAAATACCCCACCAATGGAGAGACGCTCTCCGCTACTGAGCCGCAGGAAGGTCACCTTGGAGGTGCCAAAAGTCGTGGCGGAGACTCCCACAGAAGAGCCAGTCAGCACCAAACGAGAGGAAAAACCAGCTGAGAAGAAGCTAGACCCTTTGAAAG CTCCGCAGGTCATCCGTAAGATCAGGGGGGAGCCATTCCCAGATGCCTCAGGACACCTGAAGCTGTGGTGCCAGTTCTTCAACGTGCTCAGTGACTCCACTATAAAGTGgttcagagatgaggaggaaaTACTAGAGGTGAAGAGAAG TGGAGGAGATGAAAGCCAAGTAGCTCTGGCTATTGTCCTAGCGTCCAGCAAAGACTGTGGGGTATATGGCTGCTCCATCAGTAATGAATATGGGACTGACACCACTGACTTCCTGCTCAGCGAGGACA TTCTGTCTGAGATATTACTAAGAGATGATCTGGAAG tcGGAGAGGAGATCGAGATGACGCCGCTGTTGTTCAATAGAGGCCTGGCCGACTCTGGCAACTGGGGCGACAAGTACTTTGGTCGCATCATGACCGAAGCGGCGAACATCGGGGAGGGCTGTGCTCACAAAACCTGCAGAGTGAAGGTCATTTACGGCCTTGATCCCATCTTTGAGTCTGGAAGCTCCTGCGTCATCAAAATTCAAAACCCCATCCCCTATGGGACCAAACTGGAGAGCAACCTTGCCGAGAGAAACATAGAGATTACTAAGCAA GAATGCAAAGTCCAAAACATGATTCGGGAATACTGTAAAATCTTTGCTGCCGAAGCAAGAATTATTGAGAACTTTGGCTGTTCACTAGA AGTGATTCCTCAGTATCTGATGTACCGGCCTGCAAACTCTGTGCCATATGCCACCGTGGAGGCTGAACTTAAGGGTGCCTTCCTTAGCTATTGTATGATGGACGCTAAAGGCAAGCTAATTACACGAACCACTTCCGAGGTGGAGCAGAAATGCAGCACCTTCCAGCACTGGATCCATCAGTGGACGCATGGCAATTTGTTGGTCACTCGGCTAGATG GTATTGAAACGAAGATTACAAATGTCAAAGTTGTGACCAAGTCTAAAGG ataCCAAGGACTGACGGAGTATGGCTCTCCTGAAGTATTCGAACAGTTCCTGACACACCATCAGTGCAACTACTACTGTGGACTTCTCTGCCTGAGGTCACTTAAGACTATGGATAGTCTGCAGCCCACCAAGACGAAGGGCTCCAGGAGCCCTCTGCTCAACCGCAAGTTGGGCTCTAACAGCCCACAGCTGCAGCGGAAAGGACAAAGCCCTCAGATGATAAGAAAGGCAAATTCTAGCCCAAAGGTACCCAGAAAAGTTCAGGAGACCGAAGACAATAAATCAGGTGCCAAACCCATGCCTGCAGAAACTGTTGATGTTCTTGAAATGAGGTAG